A region of the Muricauda sp. MAR_2010_75 genome:
TACCGTATTGGTTTCCAGCCATGATTTAATTCATGTCACCGAAGTTTGTGAGCGCATTGTGGTGCTTAACAAGGGAGAAATCGTGAAGGATATCAAAACTTCAACCGAGACCTTAAAGGAATTGGAAGCTTTTTTTGGGGGATAAAAAGAGGCTGTCTAAAAAGCAACAAAAGTTTGAATTTGCCAGTTCGAGCGCAGTCGAGAACCTAAAGCATGTTGGTAATCAATGGGTTTCGACTGCGCTCAACCTGACAGATAACTAGCTTTTTAGACAGCCTCCAGACATGATCGTTTTTTGAATCCTGTTAGCACATGGCCGAAGTATCGTAATGGAACGACACCTTTTTGATTTTTCCATCCTGCACTTGGTAGAGGGCAACTTCCTCCATGTTCATCCGGTTGCCATCCTTAAAGGTAACATCGCTGGTCATGGCCACCGCAAAATGATTGCCCGCAACAACAGGATCACCTACGGTACCGCCATGGGTTTCTTGGATACCGTCCATCCATTGTTTGAAACCTTGTAAAATGTTGTCCAAGCCTTCGGTTACTTCATTGGGCATTCCGGGCATTTCCAAGCTAACGGCATCTTTCGCATATAGTTCGTAGGCTTCTGCGTGTTTGCCCTCTCGGCATAGGGCGACCAGTTTTTCTGCAACTTCTTGTGTGCTCATGTTGTTCTTGTTTTTTTGATTAATGAATAAACTTATTTCGGTTACGGGTTGTGGGTTGAATTTTTCAATATCCGGGAATTAAGACGAAACTACAAAAGCTTACAACACAGCCCTAAGGGCAAATACGACACTTTAAAGGGTTGTTTCTGCCACGGATATCCACTACATTTAGTACATGTAAATCCATGGTTATGAAACATGTAAGTATTTTGGTGCCCAAGGGTAATGCTATTTTAAGCAGTGTGGTGGGTCCGTTCAAGATTTTGTCGGCCGCCAATCGTTTTTTACAGAGCACAGGGGTGAGAAACGATGACTTTTTTGACATTCATTTGGTGGGCTTGGATGGCGACCAATCCTTGTACAATGGACTGTTCAGCATTCATTGTGATAAAACCATTGTTGAAGTAGAGAAGACAGATCTTATCCTGATTCCAGCTTTACGTACGGACAAGTTGATCGAGGAACTAAAATTGAATCAACCCTACGTGGATTGGATTATTAGTCAAAGAAACCGAAACAATGCAGAGGTGGCCAGTATGTGTTTGGGTGCTTTTGTGCTGGCCCGCACAGGTCTGGTGGACGGCAGACAGTGCTCTACCCATTGGGCGGCCATGGAGTTGTTCAAACGGATGTACCCCCAGGTGAATCTGGTCTCCAACAAAATTGTCACCGAGGAAGACGGTATTTACACCAGCGGTGGTGCGTATTCTTTTTTGAACCTCATGATCCACCTTATTGAAAAATACTGTGGCCGCGAAGTGGCGATTTACATTTCCAAATTTTTTGAAATTGAAATAGATCGCGAAGACCAAAACCAGTTCGTGATTTTTCAAGGCCAAAAGGAACATGACGACACGGCCATCAAGGCAGCGCAAACTTTTATCGAGGACAACGTGAACGACAAAATATCGGTGGAGGAGTTGGCCCAAAAATTTGCGATCAGCAATAGAAATTTTGTTCGGCGATTTAAAAAAGCCACCCAGAACACCCCATTGGAATACATTCAACGGGTGAAGATAGAAGCGGCCAAACGCAGTCTGGAAACCACCCAACAAAATGTGAACGAGATAATGTATCAGGTTGGCTATGCGGACCAAAAGGCGTTCCGTACTGTGTTTAAAAAATACGCGGGATTATCGCCCGTGGCTTACA
Encoded here:
- a CDS encoding nuclear transport factor 2 family protein, producing MSTQEVAEKLVALCREGKHAEAYELYAKDAVSLEMPGMPNEVTEGLDNILQGFKQWMDGIQETHGGTVGDPVVAGNHFAVAMTSDVTFKDGNRMNMEEVALYQVQDGKIKKVSFHYDTSAMC
- a CDS encoding GlxA family transcriptional regulator, with amino-acid sequence MKHVSILVPKGNAILSSVVGPFKILSAANRFLQSTGVRNDDFFDIHLVGLDGDQSLYNGLFSIHCDKTIVEVEKTDLILIPALRTDKLIEELKLNQPYVDWIISQRNRNNAEVASMCLGAFVLARTGLVDGRQCSTHWAAMELFKRMYPQVNLVSNKIVTEEDGIYTSGGAYSFLNLMIHLIEKYCGREVAIYISKFFEIEIDREDQNQFVIFQGQKEHDDTAIKAAQTFIEDNVNDKISVEELAQKFAISNRNFVRRFKKATQNTPLEYIQRVKIEAAKRSLETTQQNVNEIMYQVGYADQKAFRTVFKKYAGLSPVAYKTKYNRAQLEYQGPNSW